A stretch of Pogona vitticeps strain Pit_001003342236 chromosome 5, PviZW2.1, whole genome shotgun sequence DNA encodes these proteins:
- the IBSP gene encoding integrin-binding sialoprotein translates to MKTALVLLCLLGIACAFSAKNFQRRFKAEDSEENAVFKNRYRYFLHRYPYHYPSMKRFQFNSDSSEEGYGGDSSEEEEEEEEEEGGQSNEENTGENEGGKENEEATEAPSEPGTGDKKGVSNGKPPKQVPVRKEPLQKPGKEGGPQKVEKDKAPEKGGKGEEEEDSDENEEEENEEEEKEEQETVDENGSGVNGTSTNSTAEENGNGGNGEEEEEEEGEENGATTAAPTTLLTTVSPTTEYQDQYETTTEDQWQGETTPVDHQYDTTSEDPWAHDTTTSNGYDHGYEAQTDYYGSENGYPRGDTFRTYEDEYGYYKGHGYDVYGQDYYYNQ, encoded by the exons GCAAAAAACTTCCAAAGAAGATTTAAGGCAGAGGACTCAGAAGAAAATGCA GTATTCAAGAACAGATATAGATATTTTCTTCATAGATATCCCTATCACTACCCATCTATGAAAAGATTTCAG TTCAACAGTGACTCATCCGAAGAAGGCTATGGTGGTGATAGttcggaagaggaggaggaagaggaggaagaagaaggg GGGCAGTCAAACGAAGAAAACACTGGAGAAAACGAAGGtggaaaagagaatgaggaggcaACTGAGGCTCCCAGTGAACCAGGAACTGGAGATAAGAAGGGTGTCAGTAATGGCAAACCTCCAAAGCAG GTGCCGGTAAGAAAAGAGCCTCTTCAGAAACCAGGGAAAGAAGGAGGCCCTCAAAAAGTTGAAAAGGACAAAGCTccggaaaaaggcgggaaaggagaagaagaagaagatagtgATGAAAACGAGGAAGAAGAaaacgaagaagaagaaaaggaggagcagGAGACGGTGGATGAGAATGGAAGTGGTGTCAATGGGACAAGCACCAACAGCACTGCTGAGGAGAACGGAAATGGAGGCaatggagaagaggaggaggaagaagaaggggaagaaaacgGAGCAACCACTGCTGCTCCAACCACCCTGCTTACCACTGTCAGCCCCACCACAGAGTATCAGGACCAATATGAAACCACCACAGAAGACCAGTGGCAAGGTGAGACCACCCCTGTAGATCATCAATATGACACCACCAGTGAAGACCCATGGGCTCATGATACCACCACTTCCAATGGGTACGACCATGGCTATGAGGCTCAAACAGATTACTACGGGAGTGAAAATGGATACCCTCGAGGGGATACTTTCAGAACCTATGAGGATGAATATGGCTATTATAAAGGGCACGGGTATGATGTTTATGGCCAAGATTACTACTACAATCAGTGA